Proteins found in one Armatimonadota bacterium genomic segment:
- a CDS encoding extracellular solute-binding protein encodes MLTLLAIAIRSARLQAVCAAGIVLLLALACSPVTAGYIEDRDGTTVIHVTVFGLPDPSNTDTFNRGEVAAVRAFQERFPEIFAERYREKYKANPAKYGNHNWDKVEVELQQFSGIKVEGVENDLLAIAGGMAPDVLYLNFRRSDNYIQNRFLYPLDKPEDNYLTSMTQEEIDFRIHPKLMPVIHRKGPDGEKHVWALPYGGALGKVLLFRKDLFDAKGIPYPTADWTWDDLIAAAKKITDPAKGIDGMLLGRGKHESWYWVTFLWSAGGEVMVYNEEKDEWRCTFDGPEAAEALDFYTRLSAEKWIDAEGKVRRGYSSKDVENAYQKWDRGQIGMMLSYIDEKVFATINPEVTGMVPVPKGPTGKRGGELNSRMMSLFSEIKDPAVRDAAWEYMRFYESEDAVRIKTRIMVEGGLGRFVNPKYLRMFGYPEVERLAPKGWSETFNIAIATGRPEPYGRNSNVAYDLMTFPIQKAEQMAINDQLPSDKKERLKVLGQLLKEGCARANEEMIGLITPAERLKRRICATVMLLALAVTMILVFRKILQAFTPDTADMQKRKGLNLARYGWPMVLLIPAVGTILVWQYVPVLKGSQMAFYDYRLLGDSPWVGVDNFGDLLFNRYWWTAVWNSVRYSFLVLALTFLPPIVLAIMLQEVPRATLLFRTIYYLPAVISGLVTVLLWKQFYEPSETGTLNAVVMHIPAIVYLAVGLTILALAVTFARRLLYHDMRVGAACFVAAGLLLLATCVSLAAPILFRSDETLMQSILLIPSRLLAVVPEPYRWLSNPKSAMLSCVIPMVWAGMGPGCLIYLAALKGIPDEYFEAAEIDGGNFMDRIIHVVFPILRPLITINFVGAFIASWYSGAGNILVMTGGGAGTEVVDLHIWFKAFTFLKFGPATAMAWVLGFMLIGFTLHQLRMLSRLEFRTTGAKE; translated from the coding sequence ATGTTGACACTCCTAGCCATTGCCATTCGAAGCGCCCGCTTGCAGGCCGTCTGTGCGGCGGGCATCGTGCTATTGCTGGCGCTCGCTTGCTCCCCCGTTACTGCCGGGTATATCGAGGACCGCGATGGCACTACGGTCATTCACGTCACCGTATTCGGGTTGCCGGACCCGAGCAACACCGACACTTTCAACCGCGGAGAGGTGGCGGCCGTTCGCGCCTTTCAGGAGCGGTTCCCGGAGATATTCGCGGAACGCTATCGCGAAAAGTACAAGGCTAATCCTGCCAAGTACGGGAACCACAACTGGGACAAGGTTGAGGTCGAGCTTCAGCAGTTCTCCGGCATCAAGGTGGAGGGCGTGGAGAACGACCTGCTGGCCATTGCCGGCGGAATGGCTCCTGACGTGCTGTATCTCAACTTTCGGCGTTCGGACAACTATATCCAGAATCGCTTCCTGTATCCCCTGGACAAGCCTGAGGATAACTACCTCACCAGCATGACCCAGGAGGAGATCGACTTCCGCATCCACCCCAAGCTCATGCCGGTCATTCACCGCAAGGGGCCGGATGGCGAGAAGCACGTCTGGGCGCTGCCATATGGCGGCGCGCTGGGCAAAGTCCTTCTGTTCCGCAAGGACCTCTTCGACGCCAAGGGCATCCCGTATCCCACCGCTGATTGGACCTGGGACGACCTCATTGCAGCCGCGAAGAAGATTACGGACCCGGCCAAGGGCATCGATGGCATGCTTCTGGGACGGGGAAAACACGAAAGCTGGTACTGGGTTACCTTCTTGTGGTCCGCCGGCGGCGAAGTCATGGTATACAACGAGGAGAAGGACGAGTGGCGCTGCACCTTCGACGGCCCGGAGGCAGCGGAAGCGCTGGACTTCTACACGCGCCTGAGCGCTGAAAAGTGGATTGACGCCGAGGGCAAAGTACGCCGGGGATACTCATCCAAGGACGTGGAGAACGCTTACCAGAAGTGGGACCGCGGCCAGATTGGGATGATGTTGTCGTACATCGACGAAAAGGTTTTCGCCACCATCAACCCCGAGGTCACCGGGATGGTGCCGGTGCCGAAGGGCCCCACGGGCAAGCGCGGCGGGGAGCTCAACAGCCGCATGATGTCCCTCTTCAGCGAGATCAAGGACCCGGCGGTCCGTGACGCGGCCTGGGAGTACATGCGCTTTTACGAGAGCGAGGATGCTGTCCGCATAAAGACGCGGATCATGGTGGAGGGAGGCCTTGGGCGCTTCGTGAACCCCAAGTACCTGCGGATGTTCGGGTACCCGGAAGTGGAGCGTCTGGCGCCGAAGGGCTGGAGCGAGACCTTCAATATCGCCATCGCCACCGGTCGCCCCGAGCCGTACGGCCGCAACAGCAACGTGGCCTACGACCTGATGACCTTCCCGATCCAGAAGGCCGAGCAGATGGCGATCAACGATCAGCTTCCCTCGGATAAGAAGGAGCGGCTCAAGGTATTGGGTCAACTGCTCAAGGAGGGCTGCGCCCGGGCGAACGAAGAGATGATCGGCCTGATTACCCCGGCCGAGCGCCTGAAACGCCGCATCTGCGCGACCGTCATGCTTTTGGCTCTTGCGGTCACAATGATCCTGGTGTTCCGCAAGATCCTCCAGGCATTTACACCGGACACGGCGGACATGCAAAAGCGCAAGGGACTGAATCTTGCCCGCTACGGCTGGCCCATGGTCCTGCTTATTCCGGCGGTGGGCACGATCCTGGTCTGGCAGTACGTGCCCGTGCTCAAAGGCTCGCAGATGGCTTTCTACGACTACCGCCTGCTGGGGGACTCGCCCTGGGTGGGGGTGGACAATTTCGGCGACCTGCTGTTCAACCGATATTGGTGGACCGCAGTGTGGAACTCGGTGCGCTACAGTTTCCTGGTGCTGGCGCTGACTTTCCTGCCGCCCATCGTGCTGGCGATCATGCTGCAGGAAGTCCCCCGCGCAACGCTCCTGTTCCGAACCATCTACTATCTGCCGGCTGTCATCAGCGGCCTGGTTACCGTTTTGCTCTGGAAGCAGTTTTATGAACCTTCGGAGACCGGGACGCTGAATGCCGTGGTGATGCACATCCCGGCGATTGTGTACCTGGCCGTGGGGCTGACTATCCTCGCTCTGGCGGTAACCTTCGCCCGCCGCCTGCTGTATCACGATATGCGTGTGGGTGCGGCGTGTTTCGTGGCCGCGGGCCTTCTCCTGCTGGCCACTTGTGTCTCGCTGGCCGCCCCGATTCTGTTCCGATCTGACGAGACGCTGATGCAGAGCATCCTGCTGATTCCCTCGCGCCTGCTCGCGGTGGTGCCGGAGCCGTACCGGTGGCTCAGCAACCCAAAATCCGCGATGCTGTCGTGTGTAATCCCCATGGTCTGGGCAGGGATGGGCCCCGGCTGTCTCATCTACCTTGCGGCTCTCAAGGGCATTCCGGATGAGTACTTCGAAGCGGCGGAGATCGATGGGGGCAATTTCATGGATCGCATCATTCACGTGGTGTTCCCGATCCTGCGCCCGCTGATCACCATCAATTTCGTGGGCGCCTTTATCGCCTCCTGGTACTCCGGCGCCGGGAATATCCTGGTGATGACCGGCGGTGGTGCGGGGACTGAAGTGGTAGACCTGCATATCTGGTTCAAGGCATTCACATTCCTGAAATTCGGCCCCGCCACGGCGATGGCGTGGGTCCTGGGATTCATGCTCATCGGCTTCACGCTGCATCAGCTTCGCATGCTGTCGCGCCTGGAGTTCCGCACTACCGGCGCCAAGGAGTAA
- a CDS encoding carbohydrate ABC transporter permease encodes MPIISKIDRKSPKTRLLIGFIYIVLSAGAVTMLYPFGLMLAGSTKSAVDFPHNVIIPRFLVDDEALYRKHIEGLFNESLEQMLIAYGVPATSFLTLEMPTDVNTKLVSEWRAFLDEEKPPFYSYAVGYLHAPVSRGVLPSALRQFKAQLIERFNDDITEMNRELGTEFVNWNAFWMLPEDYTLRRNKPGNGPLDLAFREFKQTLPVEQRTYFSIEGFYKKSFLKSQYTDDIEAYNKEHGTKYASWDEIHLSRRLPQGTAKEREDWETFVRTILNMLWIKADPEAEPFYQRFLHSKYQDIAHLNRNYETNYKSFAEVRLFDELPTEGLVLSDWDAFVQGWKDPDTGQEHKLPVSMISVHSVDFMFRDYLERKFGTLERANSELGLRAASWLDILPPQQAWHLEAFQAMKRPLRKEFMTRNFVTVGDYVIRHGRGIFNTVVYCTLAILAALIVNPLAAYALSRYRPPWSYKVLLFLMLTMAFPPMVTQIPVFLMLREFNLLNTFWALLLPGLANGYMIFLLKGFFDSLPQELYESAALDGAGELRIFWQITIRLSQPILAVIALQAFTHAYSNFMMALLICQDERMWTLMPWLYQLQQRSGQGVIFASLLIAAIPTFVIFALCQNVIMRGIVVPVEK; translated from the coding sequence ATGCCAATCATCTCAAAGATAGACCGCAAGAGCCCCAAGACCCGGCTGCTCATCGGCTTTATCTACATAGTGCTGAGCGCCGGGGCAGTGACGATGCTGTACCCCTTCGGTCTCATGCTCGCGGGGAGCACGAAGAGCGCGGTGGACTTTCCGCACAACGTGATTATCCCCAGGTTCCTGGTGGATGACGAAGCGCTCTACCGCAAGCACATAGAGGGACTGTTCAATGAGTCCCTGGAGCAGATGCTCATCGCCTATGGCGTCCCGGCGACTTCATTTCTCACGCTGGAGATGCCGACGGACGTGAACACCAAGCTGGTCTCTGAGTGGCGGGCGTTCCTGGACGAGGAGAAGCCACCGTTCTACTCGTACGCCGTGGGTTACCTGCACGCTCCGGTCTCCCGCGGGGTGCTGCCAAGCGCACTGCGCCAGTTCAAGGCACAGCTCATAGAGCGCTTCAACGATGACATCACCGAAATGAACCGGGAGCTGGGGACGGAGTTCGTCAACTGGAATGCCTTCTGGATGCTCCCAGAGGACTACACGCTACGGCGCAACAAGCCGGGTAATGGGCCGCTTGATCTGGCCTTCCGCGAGTTCAAGCAGACCCTCCCTGTGGAACAGCGCACCTACTTCAGCATCGAAGGCTTCTATAAGAAGTCCTTCCTCAAGAGCCAGTACACAGACGACATTGAGGCCTACAACAAGGAGCACGGGACGAAGTACGCAAGTTGGGACGAGATTCACCTGAGCAGACGCCTGCCCCAGGGCACGGCAAAGGAGCGCGAGGACTGGGAGACCTTCGTCCGCACGATTCTGAACATGCTCTGGATCAAAGCGGACCCCGAGGCCGAACCTTTCTACCAGCGCTTCTTGCACAGCAAGTACCAGGACATCGCGCACCTGAACCGCAATTACGAGACGAACTATAAGTCCTTCGCGGAGGTGCGGCTGTTTGATGAGCTGCCAACTGAGGGCCTGGTGCTCTCGGACTGGGACGCTTTCGTGCAGGGCTGGAAAGACCCGGATACCGGGCAGGAGCACAAGCTGCCGGTGTCGATGATCTCCGTCCACAGCGTGGACTTCATGTTCCGCGACTACCTGGAGCGCAAGTTCGGGACGCTTGAACGCGCCAATTCCGAATTGGGGCTTCGGGCAGCCTCCTGGCTGGATATCCTGCCCCCGCAGCAGGCTTGGCACCTGGAGGCCTTCCAGGCCATGAAAAGGCCCCTGCGCAAGGAGTTCATGACTCGGAACTTCGTGACCGTGGGCGACTACGTGATCCGTCACGGCCGTGGTATCTTCAATACGGTGGTCTACTGCACGCTGGCGATTCTCGCAGCGCTGATCGTCAACCCGCTAGCTGCCTACGCACTGAGCCGGTACCGACCACCCTGGTCATACAAGGTGCTGCTGTTTCTGATGCTCACCATGGCCTTCCCACCGATGGTGACGCAGATCCCCGTGTTCCTCATGTTGCGCGAGTTCAACCTGCTCAACACTTTCTGGGCACTGCTGCTGCCCGGACTTGCCAACGGTTATATGATCTTCCTGCTCAAGGGGTTCTTCGATTCGCTGCCCCAAGAGCTGTACGAGAGTGCAGCGCTTGACGGCGCGGGCGAGCTGCGCATTTTCTGGCAGATCACTATCCGGCTAAGCCAGCCGATCCTGGCGGTCATCGCCCTGCAGGCCTTTACCCACGCTTACAGCAATTTCATGATGGCACTGCTCATCTGCCAGGACGAGCGCATGTGGACCCTCATGCCATGGCTCTACCAGCTTCAGCAACGTAGCGGTCAGGGCGTGATTTTCGCGTCCCTGCTGATTGCCGCCATCCCGACCTTTGTGATCTTCGCGCTGTGCCAGAATGTGATCATGCGCGGGATCGTGGTGCCGGTGGAAAAATAG
- a CDS encoding DUF5107 domain-containing protein, which translates to MTELRFEPYRLPAAEVGPENPLPNFRSPQHDSKIDPAAHNIPPEDLDGLGYATGFRVLPWRMQDGYSRRREVRELPSFVLENEVLRVRVLPGVGGKVADIYHKPLQRELIYRNPVFQPGNLALRNAWTSGGIEWNTAQIGHHYLACSPVHCARVDGPDGSPVLRIYAWERVKRFPYHIDLHLPPDSPFLFARVRLINPHDHELPMYWWSNTGMVELEGGRVIAPADTTYHGITVHDCPVIKGLDYSYPTQVRRAYDLFFRIPPERRPWEIYVDRDGCGYVHTSTARLKGRKLFAWGMAQGGRRWSEYLAVPGKPHMEIQAGLMYTQSHSARMPARTQWTWTEAMGYFEGDATRLHSENWQEAYSEGERVLEAMLPGDELERLDAEFARTAERVPEEVLFRGHGWAALEQLRAQAAGDETGIPPELPFDEGDLGPDQEPWLQLLRTGTFPARDPKEDPGQFQIQPEWQALLRKSVDEGASDHWLGWLHLGVMAMEAGDTEEAKAAWETSFERTPNGWALRNLSVIETRAGRDDAAAELLARAVKTGPAVPALVAEYVAVLSRRKDFEAIDALLRSLPEEVRQAERLRLAAGWAALHAGRFGEVEEILSGEFATIQEGELTLSELWFGLQERKLALSEGIEIDDELRARVRRDFPPPYAIDFRMSAEGDDKYIPPQAQRCSGACGRTPE; encoded by the coding sequence ATGACTGAACTACGCTTTGAGCCGTATCGCCTCCCAGCTGCCGAGGTCGGGCCGGAGAATCCGCTGCCCAACTTCCGCTCGCCGCAACACGACTCGAAGATCGACCCCGCTGCCCACAATATCCCGCCGGAAGACCTGGACGGCCTGGGGTATGCCACGGGTTTTCGCGTGCTACCGTGGCGGATGCAGGACGGGTACTCGCGCCGCCGCGAGGTCCGTGAACTGCCCTCTTTCGTGCTGGAGAACGAGGTCCTGAGGGTAAGGGTGCTGCCGGGCGTGGGTGGGAAGGTGGCAGACATTTACCACAAGCCGCTGCAGCGGGAATTGATCTACCGCAATCCTGTGTTCCAGCCAGGAAACCTGGCGCTGCGCAATGCCTGGACCAGCGGCGGGATCGAGTGGAACACCGCGCAGATCGGGCATCATTACCTGGCCTGCTCTCCGGTGCACTGCGCGCGAGTCGATGGCCCCGACGGCAGCCCGGTGCTGCGCATCTACGCCTGGGAGCGGGTGAAGCGGTTCCCGTACCACATCGACCTGCACCTGCCGCCGGACTCGCCCTTTCTGTTCGCTCGGGTGCGTCTCATCAATCCCCACGACCACGAACTGCCCATGTACTGGTGGTCGAACACCGGGATGGTTGAGCTTGAGGGCGGACGGGTCATCGCCCCCGCGGATACCACTTACCACGGAATTACCGTGCACGACTGCCCGGTGATCAAGGGCCTGGACTACAGCTATCCGACCCAGGTTCGCCGAGCGTATGACCTGTTCTTCCGCATCCCGCCGGAGCGCCGCCCATGGGAGATTTACGTGGACCGCGACGGGTGCGGCTATGTTCACACATCCACCGCGCGGCTCAAGGGGCGCAAGTTATTTGCCTGGGGAATGGCTCAGGGCGGACGGCGCTGGAGCGAGTACCTGGCGGTTCCAGGCAAGCCCCACATGGAGATCCAGGCGGGGCTCATGTACACGCAGTCCCACAGCGCCCGGATGCCTGCGAGGACCCAGTGGACCTGGACGGAAGCGATGGGGTACTTCGAGGGCGACGCGACGCGGCTGCATTCCGAGAACTGGCAAGAGGCGTACTCAGAGGGCGAGCGGGTACTCGAAGCCATGCTGCCTGGCGACGAACTTGAACGTCTTGACGCCGAGTTCGCCCGGACTGCGGAGCGAGTGCCGGAAGAAGTGCTGTTCCGGGGTCACGGCTGGGCGGCGTTGGAGCAGTTGCGCGCACAGGCAGCAGGTGATGAGACGGGCATACCACCGGAATTGCCCTTCGATGAAGGCGACCTTGGCCCGGATCAAGAGCCATGGCTTCAGCTTCTGCGGACCGGCACCTTTCCGGCCCGCGACCCGAAGGAAGACCCCGGCCAGTTTCAGATTCAGCCCGAGTGGCAAGCGTTGCTGCGGAAGTCGGTGGACGAGGGGGCGAGTGACCACTGGTTGGGTTGGCTCCATCTGGGCGTCATGGCCATGGAGGCGGGCGACACCGAAGAGGCAAAGGCAGCCTGGGAGACCTCTTTCGAGCGCACCCCAAACGGTTGGGCATTACGCAATCTGTCGGTGATCGAGACCCGCGCCGGTCGAGACGATGCGGCGGCGGAGCTGCTGGCACGAGCGGTGAAGACCGGTCCAGCCGTTCCCGCGCTTGTGGCCGAGTATGTCGCGGTTCTCTCGCGCCGGAAGGATTTTGAGGCCATCGACGCTCTGCTGCGGAGCCTGCCCGAGGAGGTCAGGCAGGCCGAACGGTTGAGACTTGCAGCCGGTTGGGCAGCGCTCCACGCGGGCAGGTTCGGGGAGGTCGAGGAGATTCTGTCGGGCGAATTCGCCACGATCCAGGAGGGCGAACTGACGCTCAGCGAGTTGTGGTTCGGGCTGCAGGAGCGCAAGCTGGCATTGTCCGAAGGGATTGAGATCGACGACGAGCTCAGGGCACGAGTGAGGCGGGACTTCCCACCGCCGTACGCCATCGATTTCCGTATGTCTGCCGAGGGTGACGATAAGTACATACCACCACAGGCGCAGCGCTGCTCGGGCGCCTGCGGAAGAACTCCAGAGTGA
- a CDS encoding GlsB/YeaQ/YmgE family stress response membrane protein: MSILGWIILGGAAGWIAALITGARSGLLANIAIGIVGAFIGGFVFSQLGATGFTGFNGWSLFVAVVGAVIFILIAAAIRGRRR; the protein is encoded by the coding sequence ATGAGCATCCTGGGCTGGATCATACTCGGGGGAGCAGCGGGCTGGATCGCCGCCCTGATCACCGGTGCACGCTCCGGCCTGCTCGCGAACATCGCCATCGGCATCGTCGGCGCCTTCATCGGCGGCTTCGTTTTCTCTCAGCTTGGGGCAACCGGCTTCACCGGGTTCAACGGCTGGAGCCTGTTCGTGGCGGTAGTCGGCGCCGTGATCTTCATCCTCATCGCAGCGGCCATCCGCGGGAGAAGGCGCTGA
- a CDS encoding Gfo/Idh/MocA family oxidoreductase, translating to MTDGSNAGGNAAVHKGARPIRVGVLGVGRGQSFAGGATETVGMELVALCDTWEERLLEVGKRYGVATYTDYDRFLEHDMDAVVLANYFHQHAPFAIKALAAGKHVMSETAACKTLGEGAALCRAVEKSGRIYMFAENYPYSAANQELRRLYRAGEIGDVRYAEGEYNHPGEEDWRLSISPGAKHWRNWLPSTYYCSHALAPLMCITDTMPVSVNALAITEERTQSPYTVRVSDVGSVILTRMDNGAVFRIWGLSMSSIHRVKYEVHGDRGYIATAEPDHWSHVRVHHEPWLRRAEDEGDRTYQADWPEHGDLARAAGHGGGDFWMNFHFANAIRSGEPPYLDVYRGVAMAAVGILGWRSCLEDGKPFQLPDFRSEEQRTAVEDDHWSPYPEDAGPGQPPPSIRGLIEPSFEALAHAREVWQKHGYGGQ from the coding sequence ATGACTGATGGCTCCAATGCCGGGGGAAACGCCGCGGTGCACAAAGGTGCGAGGCCGATTCGCGTGGGGGTGCTAGGTGTTGGCCGGGGACAGAGTTTCGCTGGGGGAGCTACCGAGACGGTTGGGATGGAACTTGTGGCCCTGTGCGACACCTGGGAAGAGCGGCTCCTGGAGGTGGGCAAGCGTTACGGGGTGGCCACGTACACGGACTATGACCGGTTCCTGGAACATGACATGGACGCGGTGGTCCTCGCGAACTATTTCCACCAGCACGCGCCTTTCGCAATCAAGGCCCTTGCAGCCGGCAAGCACGTGATGAGCGAAACCGCCGCCTGCAAGACCCTCGGCGAGGGAGCGGCTTTGTGCCGGGCGGTTGAAAAGAGCGGGCGCATCTATATGTTCGCAGAGAACTACCCGTATTCCGCGGCGAACCAGGAGCTTCGCAGGCTGTACCGCGCCGGGGAAATCGGCGATGTGCGTTACGCCGAGGGCGAGTACAACCACCCGGGCGAAGAGGACTGGCGGCTGTCTATCTCGCCGGGTGCGAAACACTGGCGAAATTGGCTCCCCTCCACGTACTACTGCTCCCACGCCCTGGCGCCACTCATGTGCATCACCGACACCATGCCGGTGAGTGTCAATGCGCTGGCTATCACCGAAGAGCGCACACAGTCGCCGTATACCGTGAGGGTCTCGGATGTGGGCAGCGTGATCCTGACGCGCATGGACAATGGCGCGGTGTTCCGCATCTGGGGCCTGTCGATGAGCTCCATCCACCGGGTCAAGTATGAGGTGCACGGAGACCGGGGATACATTGCCACCGCCGAGCCTGATCACTGGAGCCATGTGCGCGTCCACCACGAGCCTTGGCTTCGCAGGGCTGAGGATGAGGGTGACAGGACCTATCAGGCCGACTGGCCGGAGCATGGGGATCTTGCGCGGGCAGCAGGGCACGGGGGCGGCGATTTCTGGATGAATTTCCACTTCGCCAACGCCATCCGCTCCGGCGAGCCACCCTATCTCGACGTGTATCGCGGGGTCGCGATGGCTGCGGTGGGAATCCTCGGCTGGCGCTCCTGCCTGGAAGACGGCAAGCCCTTCCAACTACCGGACTTTCGATCCGAAGAGCAGCGCACGGCAGTGGAGGACGACCACTGGTCGCCGTACCCGGAAGACGCCGGACCGGGCCAGCCGCCGCCGTCGATCCGCGGTCTGATCGAACCGTCTTTCGAAGCCCTCGCCCATGCGCGCGAGGTCTGGCAGAAGCACGGCTACGGGGGGCAGTGA